In a genomic window of Aricia agestis chromosome 2, ilAriAges1.1, whole genome shotgun sequence:
- the LOC121739640 gene encoding thyroglobulin-like isoform X2: protein MAAKTVALFIYFLLLFVYVKCDILCQNGYCQDYLLDPGCASTAAECRINNATHAGIWLPSPTTCNCCELCLPLYGAGSDCSRGGPGVGSTVGRCGHGLYCDADTLKCVRMKSKCHDAQDDYDARHERGETGALETRPYCDGKGNFAPFHCIPTQTCFCQSDEGERLFGEVPYRSATQNMPCGCSRMHEKITKQIEPGVPYPVIAPRCTSDGNFNPVQCLNRTCYCVNKITGEAIDHHTIDLDEEPISKLPCYDAELDLFPSQSQGNPPYNHTTPCYLSIDERKALIIQSIEEGFNVDFFSTFNSIRCLPDGTYGRIYRNANGSKICGDERGIRIGNYEAAPSTPEYDTMNCKCALALSLMESSYEPPRCCKNGNFRSVQCRRGQCRCVDDDGRQVGTETSDVTSLPCYTANWKEC from the exons ATGGCTGCGAAAACCGTagcattgtttatttattttctattgttGTTCGTTTACGTAAAGTGTGATATTTTGTGCCAGAATGGATACTGCCAG GACTACCTCCTGGACCCGGGCTGCGCGAGCACCGCGGCGGAGTGCCGCATCAACAACGCCACGCACGCCGGCATATGGCTACCGTCACCCACCACCTGCAACTGCTGCGAGTTGTGTCTGCCGCTCTACG GTGCGGGCAGCGACTGCAGCCGCGGCGGTCCCGGTGTGGGCTCAACGGTCGGCCGCTGCGGTCACGGCCTCTACTGTGATGCGGACACATTAAAATGCGTCAGAA TGAAGTCGAAATGTCACGACGCGCAGGACGACTACGACGCGCGTCACGAGCGCGGAGAGACGGGCGCGCTGGAGACGCGGCCCTACTGCGACGGCAAGGGCAACTTCGCACCCTTCCACTGTATACCGACGCAGAC aTGTTTCTGTCAGTCAGATGAAGGGGAGCGATTATTTGGGGAGGTGCCTTACAGAAGCGCAACGCAAAACATGCCATGTG GCTGTTCCCGTATGCACGAGAAAATCACGAAACAAATCGAGCCAGGCGTTCCCTACCCAGTGATCGCACCGAGATGCACCTCGGATGGGAATTTCAACCCTGTTCAGTGTTTGAATAGGACCTGCTATTGCGTGAACAAAATCACCGGGGAAGCTATTGATCATCACACGATAGACCTAGATGAAGAACCCATTTCTAAATTACCATGCT ACGATGCAGAGCTAGATCTGTTCCCGAGTCAGTCCCAAGGTAATCCGCCGTACAACCACACAACGCCCTGTTACTTGAGCATCGACGAACGAAAAGCACTGATCATCCAGAGTATTGAGGAGGGGTTCAACGTGGACTTCTTCTCAACCTTCAACTCCATCCGATGTCTGCCCGATGGGACCTACGGGAGAATTTACAGAAACGCGAATGGCTC GAAAATTTGCGGAGACGAAAGGGGTATAAGGATAGGTAACTATGAGGCGGCACCGAGCACTCCAGAGTATGACACCATGAATTGCA aatgcgCATTAGCCTTATCGCTAATGGAGTCGTCATATGAGCCGCCGAGGTGCTGCAAGAACGGCAACTTTAGGAGCGTGCAGTGCCGCCGCGGACAGTGCCGCTGCGTCGACGACGACGGCCGCCAGGTCGGCACGGAAACCAGTGACGTCACCAGTTTACCCTGCTACACCGCCAACTGGAAagaatgttaa
- the LOC121739640 gene encoding thyroglobulin-like isoform X1, with protein sequence MAAKTVALFIYFLLLFVYVKCDILCQNGYCQDYLLDPGCASTAAECRINNATHAGIWLPSPTTCNCCEFCLPLYGAGSDCSRGGPGVGSTVGRCGHGLYCDADTLKCVRMKSKCHDAQDDYDARHERGETGALETRPYCDGKGNFAPFHCIPTQTCFCQSDEGERLFGEVPYRSATQNMPCGCSRMHEKITKQIEPGVPYPVIAPRCTSDGNFNPVQCLNRTCYCVNKITGEAIDHHTIDLDEEPISKLPCYDAELDLFPSQSQGNPPYNHTTPCYLSIDERKALIIQSIEEGFNVDFFSTFNSIRCLPDGTYGRIYRNANGSKICGDERGIRIGNYEAAPSTPEYDTMNCKCALALSLMESSYEPPRCCKNGNFRSVQCRRGQCRCVDDDGRQVGTETSDVTSLPCYTANWKEC encoded by the exons ATGGCTGCGAAAACCGTagcattgtttatttattttctattgttGTTCGTTTACGTAAAGTGTGATATTTTGTGCCAGAATGGATACTGCCAG GACTACCTCCTGGACCCGGGCTGCGCGAGCACCGCGGCGGAGTGCCGAATCAACAACGCCACGCACGCCGGCATATGGCTGCCGTCACCCACCACCTGCAACTGCTGCGAGTTCTGTCTGCCGCTCTACG GTGCGGGCAGCGACTGCAGCCGCGGCGGTCCCGGTGTGGGCTCAACGGTCGGCCGCTGCGGTCACGGCCTCTACTGTGATGCGGACACATTAAAATGCGTCAGAA TGAAGTCGAAATGTCACGACGCGCAGGACGACTACGACGCGCGTCACGAGCGCGGAGAGACGGGCGCGCTGGAGACGCGGCCCTACTGCGACGGCAAGGGCAACTTCGCACCCTTCCACTGTATACCGACGCAGAC aTGTTTCTGTCAGTCAGATGAAGGGGAGCGATTATTTGGGGAGGTGCCTTACAGAAGCGCAACGCAAAACATGCCATGTG GCTGTTCCCGTATGCACGAGAAAATCACGAAACAAATCGAGCCAGGCGTTCCCTACCCAGTGATCGCACCGAGATGCACCTCGGATGGGAATTTCAACCCTGTTCAGTGTTTGAATAGGACCTGCTATTGCGTGAACAAAATCACCGGGGAAGCTATTGATCATCACACGATAGACCTAGATGAAGAACCCATTTCTAAATTACCATGCT ACGATGCAGAGCTAGATCTGTTCCCGAGTCAGTCCCAAGGTAATCCGCCGTACAACCACACAACGCCCTGTTACTTGAGCATCGACGAACGAAAAGCACTGATCATCCAGAGTATTGAGGAGGGGTTCAACGTGGACTTCTTCTCAACCTTCAACTCCATCCGATGTCTGCCCGATGGGACCTACGGGAGAATTTACAGAAACGCGAATGGCTC GAAAATTTGCGGAGACGAAAGGGGTATAAGGATAGGTAACTATGAGGCGGCACCGAGCACTCCAGAGTATGACACCATGAATTGCA aatgcgCATTAGCCTTATCGCTAATGGAGTCGTCATATGAGCCGCCGAGGTGCTGCAAGAACGGCAACTTTAGGAGCGTGCAGTGCCGCCGCGGACAGTGCCGCTGCGTCGACGACGACGGCCGCCAGGTCGGCACGGAAACCAGTGACGTCACCAGTTTACCCTGCTACACCGCCAACTGGAAagaatgttaa